AATGATGTCGATACGCTGCAGCAGAGCCTGAACCAGAGCTTTACGCAGCTTATCACCTCCGCGACGACGATTATCGGCGTGCTGGTGATGATGCTGAGCATCAACGTCTGGATGACGCTGTGCGCGCTTCTGATTCTGCCGGTCTCTATGGGAATTATCGGGCAGGTGATGAAGCGTTCGCAGAAGTATTTCCAGCGGCAGCAGGCTTATCTGGGCGAGGTGAACGGTCAGATCGAGGAAATCTACGGCGGGCACAACATCGTGAAAGCCTTTAATAAAGAGGAGGATGTGATTTCCGTCTTTGAGGAGACGAATAAAAAGCTGTACGATTCCGCCTGGAAGTCGCAGTTTTTCTCCGGTATGATGATGCCCATCATGCAGTTTATCGGCAATCTCGGTTATGTGATGGTGGCGCTGCTCGGCGGTTTCTTTGCCATCCGCGGCGCCATTGAGGTGGGCGATATCCAGTCGTTTTTCCAGTATATCCGCAGCTTCACGCAGCCCATCCAGCAGCTTGCGCAGGTGACGAATATGCTGCAGTCGACGATGGCGGCTTCTGAGCGCGTCTTTGAATTCCTGGAAGAGGAGGAAGAGCAGCAGACGGCGGAGCATCCGGTAAGCATCGAGGGGCTGAAGGGAAATGTGGAATTTGAGCACGTATCGTTTGGCTACCAGCCGGATAAAATCATTGTGCACGATTTTTCGGCGGATATTAAGGACGGACAGAAAATTGCCATCGTCGGACCGACCGGCGCCGGCAAGACCACGATGGTGAAGCTGCTGATGCGCTTTTACGATGTAAACAGCGGCTCCATAAAAATCGACGGGCACGATCTGCGGGAATTTAACCGCAGCGAACTGCGCGAAATGTTTGGCATGGTGCTGCAGGACACCTGGCTGTTTTCCGGTACCATAATGGAAAACATCCGTTACGGCAGGCTGGATGCCACCGATGAGGAAGTCATTGCGGCGGCAAAGGCGGCTCACATTCATAAGTTTATCATGACGCAGCCGGGCGGCTACCAGATGGTGCTGAACGAGGAGACCAATAATATATCGCAGGGGCAGAAGCAGCTCCTCACCATCGCGCGGGCAATCCTGGCGGATAACCAGATACTCATACTCGACGAGGCGACCTCCTCCGTCGACACCCGCACCGAGGAGCGCATCCAGAAAGCAATGGATAACCTTATGGAGGGACGCACAAGCTTTATCATAGCCCACCGCCTCTCCACCATCCGCGACGCCGACCTCATCCTCGTCATGAAAGACGGCGACATCATCGAGCAGGGCAACCACGAACAGCTCATGCAGAAAGGCGGCTTCTACGCCAATCTATACAACAGTCAATTTGAAAAAGCGGTATAGCCGTGCAAAAAGCCAGCACAAGTTTGCGTGGGAGCTTGCTCACAAAGCAAATCTTGTGCTGAGCTTTTTATAGGGCGCTCGCCCACAGCAAATCCATTTAAACAGAGTAAGGCTTGAAAATATTTCCTGTTTTGGTATAATGGATATATAGAAAGAAGGTGAAGATATGAATACATTACCAATAGAAGATATGAGTAATACATTTATAGAGCATTCCTTCATTATCAATAATTTCGTGGTTATGGTGGGAAAACAGATAAAAGATTCTTTATGCCGTGTGCTGGGCGATGGTGTCCAATATCAATGGTATGAAAATGATAATAAGGTAATCATTCCGGATGCATCTATTAACTGTAATACAAGAGACCGGAAAAATGTATCCTTGACGGGAATCCCGCGAATGGTAATGGAAGTCATTTCTGAATCTACTGAGCAGTACGACCGTAATGAAAAGATGGAGATATACAGAAAAGTAGGAATATCGGAATATTGGATTGTTGACTGGAGAAAAAAGCAGGTGGAGATATATTTGAATGATGGAAAAGAAGATGGAACAACATATTTTTATCTTTATAAAACCGTTACAGTAGAAAACAAAGATGAACTGCAGCTTGTTATGTTCCCAAATTTGAAAACAGATTTTGACGAGCTGTTTAATATCTGATGGAAGGTGAATAGAATTACTATAAGAGTTGCAGGAAATAGCGCGGGGAACCGGTGGAAAACATATTTTTTGAATATCCAGATAGAATAAGGATTCAGAAAGCATCTGTTTATATGGCAGATGCTTTTATTATGGACAGGATATAAACTGAAAGATTTATAACAAGAATAATAACAAGAACACTTTCGATGAAAATTTTTTCAATTCTGACGAATGCTTATGTAAGTTTCCACAAATGTTTTGACACAGTGCAAAAAGATTGGTAAAATTAGATTAGTTTTTTAAATATTTTGGAAAATACCAGGACAGGGAGGGAATATGGTTATGAAATCAGGAAAGAGAAGATTTTATGCGGCTCTGCTGGCGGCAGGGCTGGTGCTGTCGGCCGGTGCCGGGGGAGCAGCGGAAGAAGCAGCAGGAACCGGCGTGGCAGAGGGCATGGCGGCAGAAACGGATACGGCAGGGAATCCGTCAGACAATGCAGCGGGAGCAGTGACAGACGCAGACGACGGTGTGGCAGAGAGTGCGGCGGATGGCGCGGCATCCGACGATACCCTGAACCAGGTGCCGCATGTTCTGGTGC
This is a stretch of genomic DNA from Marvinbryantia formatexigens DSM 14469. It encodes these proteins:
- a CDS encoding ABC transporter ATP-binding protein; translation: MSEQRRLGMRGSRRMGTEKAKDFGGTLSKLLKYMKRYRVRVLIMLVFAVAGTTFSIIGPRILGKATTELFNGLVAKIQGTGSIDFGKIGTILAGLMCLYVAGALFSFIQGYVMSGISNDISYSLRRDISKKMNRMPLSFFESRTNGEILSRVTNDVDTLQQSLNQSFTQLITSATTIIGVLVMMLSINVWMTLCALLILPVSMGIIGQVMKRSQKYFQRQQAYLGEVNGQIEEIYGGHNIVKAFNKEEDVISVFEETNKKLYDSAWKSQFFSGMMMPIMQFIGNLGYVMVALLGGFFAIRGAIEVGDIQSFFQYIRSFTQPIQQLAQVTNMLQSTMAASERVFEFLEEEEEQQTAEHPVSIEGLKGNVEFEHVSFGYQPDKIIVHDFSADIKDGQKIAIVGPTGAGKTTMVKLLMRFYDVNSGSIKIDGHDLREFNRSELREMFGMVLQDTWLFSGTIMENIRYGRLDATDEEVIAAAKAAHIHKFIMTQPGGYQMVLNEETNNISQGQKQLLTIARAILADNQILILDEATSSVDTRTEERIQKAMDNLMEGRTSFIIAHRLSTIRDADLILVMKDGDIIEQGNHEQLMQKGGFYANLYNSQFEKAV
- a CDS encoding Uma2 family endonuclease, which gives rise to MNTLPIEDMSNTFIEHSFIINNFVVMVGKQIKDSLCRVLGDGVQYQWYENDNKVIIPDASINCNTRDRKNVSLTGIPRMVMEVISESTEQYDRNEKMEIYRKVGISEYWIVDWRKKQVEIYLNDGKEDGTTYFYLYKTVTVENKDELQLVMFPNLKTDFDELFNI